GAGCGAAGCAAAACGAAATTTTTAAGCCTGAAAGATTATCAACCGTAAAAAGATTTTTTATGCTCCATGCTCTGATTTTTACCGCATTACTTCGCAATGTACTACAATGATGATGCAATGGGTATGTTTAATTTTTCAGTTTTATTTTTTTTAGCAGGTTTGGCCGCGCCAGAAAAAGTGCCGCAAAGAGCAGCCGAACAGCTCCCTAATATTTTATGGTTTGTCAGTGAAGACAACAGTCCTTTTTTGGGGTGTCATGGAGATTCACTCGCCGTAACGCCGAACCTTGACCGACTCGCCGAGCAGGGCATCACTTTTCAGAATGCTTTTGCGAATGCACCGGTTTGTGCCCCTTCGCGATCTTCGATCATCACCGGAGTGTTGCCCACATCGATCGGTACGGAGCATATGCGATGCAAGGTGGAAATGGATTCGTCTATTGTTTACTTTCCTGCACTTTTAAAGGAAAACGGCTATTTCACTACGCTAAGATTTAAGAAAGATTATAATGCTTCCTGCCCAAAAAATGTCTGGGATAAGGATGATTTTTGGGACATTAATGAGTCTTTGGAAGGACGTAAGGGAAAACAACCCTTCTTTATATTTTACAATACTTGGATCAGCCATGAGACGCGTCTTCATCCACAAAAAGACCGCTATAAATATTTCAGAGACAGCTTTGAATATATTGATAGCACCGAGGTGGATCAGTGGATTTCCAAGCTGACACACGTCAAGCCATCGCAGGTTCGTGTTCCTGCGTATTTACCGGACATTCCCGAAGTCCGTAAGGATTTTGCCTCCTATTATGAGTTCATGGAAATGATGGATTTGGAGTACAAATATGTGGTGGACTATCTTGAAAAAATCGGTGAGCTCGACAATACGATCATCATTTATTCGAGTGATCACGGTGGCGTGCAGGGAAGAAGCAAGCGATTTACTTTTGAGTCCGGGCTTAAGATTCCGTTGATCATTTATATTCCACCAAAATATCAGGGCAAAGAACGAAAATACATTGAAAATAAAATTGTCAGCCTGATTGATTTGCCAGCGACAATTCTTGCGATGGGTGATGTAAAGGCACCAAAATCATATCAGGGGCATGACATCTTTGGAGCACACAAAGCGCGTTACAGCTATGGATTCCGTGGACGAATGGATGAAAGCCTTGATTTGGTACGAAGCCTAAGAGATAAGCAATTCCGTTATGTGCGTAATTTTTATCCTGAACATCCTCATGGTATTCACATCAACTTTCTTTGGAAAGCAGAAGGAATTAAAGCCTGGGAAAGAGCCTATAAAGCAGGGAAAACGGATGCTTATTCATCTGCATACTTCGAGCCACGGGCGATAGAAGAATTGTATGACTGTAAAGCAGATCCTGATAATGTTCATAATCTTGCGGCAGATCAACAATACGCCAAGGTATTGAAGCGGTTCCGTAAAGCCTTAAAATCAGAAATGGAAAGCACCAACGATATAGGTTTTATTCCTGAAAGTGATTTTTATGCCAACTGCCAAAAAGCAAAAATCCCTTATACATTATATGCCAAAAATCAGCCGATGAAAGCCATACGCAAGGCGGCATGGGAAGCAACATCGACAAATGATGAAGGTAAATTGATGCAGCTGCTCAATGATCAAGTTTCGGCAATTCGTTTTTGGGGAGTGAATGGCTGTATTCAGCAAAAAACGCTCAGCCCATCGCTACTGACCAAGCTTAAACTAATGTTGAACGATTCCAATTTGACGGTACAGGCAGCGAGCTCAGAGGCGTTGTATGTTCATGGTCACCAGGCTGAGGCACTGAAAAAAATGGAGCAACTGCTTCATTCCGAAAATCCATTCGTTGCCCTTCGGATCATGAACTGTATCGAAGTAAATCATATTAACGATAGAGATTTGCAACGAACATTGCAGCAGATCAGCCTTTATGAGCAACAGGAGTACGGCGGGGAATACATCAACAACAAGATCAATTTTTTGAGAAAGAAATCTTATCTGAGCAAGTAATTCCCTGATAATTTCTCGGGAATAGCCTTGTTAAGATTAAAAATAGAAGTGGGTTTGATGATTCATTTTACAGATATAAAAACCCTCTTTTTTAGAATATTTTTTATCCAAAACCAGCTCAATAATGAATTAATTGAGCAAAAATAAATTTACGACTATGAGCAATGTGCAAGAATTAGCATCAATGATCGATCATACGATCCTTCACCCACAACTAACCGACAAAGATTTGGAAATCGGCTGTCAGGTAGCCGCCAAATACAATGTCGCTTCAGTTTGTGTGAAGCCTTTCGCAGTGGACCAAGCCAAAAAATTGTTGGCAGGAACAGCCGTTAAAGTAGGTTGTGTGGTAGGTTTCCCTGGCGGAATTTCATCCATCGATGTAAAAGTTTACGAGACCGTTCAGGCGATCAAGGATGGTGCACAGGAGATTGATATGGTCATCAACATCGGTAAGGCGATCCAAAAAGACTGGGCTTATTTGAAAGAAGAGATCAAGGCTTTGGCGGACGCTTGTCATGAGCGTGGCGCATCATTGAAAGTGATTTTCGAGACTGATTATATCACTGAAGAAGCCTCTATCGTTAAGTTGTGTCAGATCTGTACAGAGGTAGAAGCGGACTATGTGAAGACTTCAACCGGTTTTGGTTTTGTCAAGGGCGAAGATGGCCGTTTCAGCTACGAAGGTGCTACTGACGATGTGCTTAAATTGATGAAAGCGAGTGTGGGACCGAACGTGAAAATTAAAGCTTCAGGTGGTATCCGCAGCCTGAAAAGACTATTGGAAGTCAAAGAGATTGGTTGCCACCGCGCAGGAGCGACCGCAACAATCGATATGTTAGAAGAAGCGATGGCGCAGTTAGCTGACTAAGCCATCAGACCTATTTTTTATCAGCCACACATCATTTTTAACTATGAAGAATATATTGGTTATTGGCTCATCCAACGTGGATTTGGTGATGAAAATGCCACGATTACCTCAACTCGGTGAGACCGTTACGAATGCGAAATTCCATCAGTATTTTGGGGGAAAGGGAGCAAATCAGGCCGTTGCTGCTGCCCGTTCGGGTGGGGAGGTTACGTTCATCACGGCAGTTGGGAAGCAGGATAATTATACGGCAGAGATGATCGGCAATTTTGAGCAGGATCAAATCAATTGCGAGTTTGTCGAGTATATCGATGGAGTAAACAGCGGATGCGCCTTTGTGATGGTTGGTGAAGAAGGGCATAATTATTTGACAGTGGATTCGGGCGCCAACCAAAAGTTGGCCCCCACTGCTGTTTCAAAAAATGAGGCACTGATTCATGATGCCTCAGTGGTGGTTTTGCAAAATGAAATCCCTGAGCAAACCAACGAGCTGATCATCTCGGAAGCGGTGGCACACAAGACGCCTATTGTCTGGAATTATGCGCCGGCGATCCCGATGGACAAAAAGATCTTTCAGGGTATTGACTATCTGATTGTCAATGAAGTGGAAGCGGCATTTATCACCGGAATCTCTGAGATCTCACCACAGAATGCCGATGAGGCGATGGCTGCTTTGCTGAAGCTGGGCGTTAAATGTGCGATCATCACCAT
This genomic interval from Persicobacter psychrovividus contains the following:
- a CDS encoding sulfatase, with protein sequence MFNFSVLFFLAGLAAPEKVPQRAAEQLPNILWFVSEDNSPFLGCHGDSLAVTPNLDRLAEQGITFQNAFANAPVCAPSRSSIITGVLPTSIGTEHMRCKVEMDSSIVYFPALLKENGYFTTLRFKKDYNASCPKNVWDKDDFWDINESLEGRKGKQPFFIFYNTWISHETRLHPQKDRYKYFRDSFEYIDSTEVDQWISKLTHVKPSQVRVPAYLPDIPEVRKDFASYYEFMEMMDLEYKYVVDYLEKIGELDNTIIIYSSDHGGVQGRSKRFTFESGLKIPLIIYIPPKYQGKERKYIENKIVSLIDLPATILAMGDVKAPKSYQGHDIFGAHKARYSYGFRGRMDESLDLVRSLRDKQFRYVRNFYPEHPHGIHINFLWKAEGIKAWERAYKAGKTDAYSSAYFEPRAIEELYDCKADPDNVHNLAADQQYAKVLKRFRKALKSEMESTNDIGFIPESDFYANCQKAKIPYTLYAKNQPMKAIRKAAWEATSTNDEGKLMQLLNDQVSAIRFWGVNGCIQQKTLSPSLLTKLKLMLNDSNLTVQAASSEALYVHGHQAEALKKMEQLLHSENPFVALRIMNCIEVNHINDRDLQRTLQQISLYEQQEYGGEYINNKINFLRKKSYLSK
- the deoC gene encoding deoxyribose-phosphate aldolase → MSNVQELASMIDHTILHPQLTDKDLEIGCQVAAKYNVASVCVKPFAVDQAKKLLAGTAVKVGCVVGFPGGISSIDVKVYETVQAIKDGAQEIDMVINIGKAIQKDWAYLKEEIKALADACHERGASLKVIFETDYITEEASIVKLCQICTEVEADYVKTSTGFGFVKGEDGRFSYEGATDDVLKLMKASVGPNVKIKASGGIRSLKRLLEVKEIGCHRAGATATIDMLEEAMAQLAD
- the rbsK gene encoding ribokinase — translated: MKNILVIGSSNVDLVMKMPRLPQLGETVTNAKFHQYFGGKGANQAVAAARSGGEVTFITAVGKQDNYTAEMIGNFEQDQINCEFVEYIDGVNSGCAFVMVGEEGHNYLTVDSGANQKLAPTAVSKNEALIHDASVVVLQNEIPEQTNELIISEAVAHKTPIVWNYAPAIPMDKKIFQGIDYLIVNEVEAAFITGISEISPQNADEAMAALLKLGVKCAIITMGGDGVAYTNGEESGFVPANKVKVEDTTAAGDTFCGCFAKAIVDGTSIPEAIVFANAAAGITVQKLGAQSSIPTQQEIEDFLHKPA